A stretch of Cicer arietinum cultivar CDC Frontier isolate Library 1 chromosome 5, Cicar.CDCFrontier_v2.0, whole genome shotgun sequence DNA encodes these proteins:
- the LOC101503083 gene encoding transcription factor SRM1-like: MVEFIDGLNKYGKGDWKSISRHMRTRTPTQVASHAQKYFNHLKSINENKKRRRRPSIHDVTHLENGNTSAHQLPVIGQTSNPTPGDMDYGFGSVHETVIPEALMNLGPMSYPMQHSYTL, from the coding sequence atggtTGAATTTATTGATGGGCTGAACAAGTATGGAAAGGGTGACTGGAAAAGTATATCAAGGCACATGAGAACAAGAACACCTACACAAGTAGCAAGTCATGCTCAGAAATACTTCAATCATTTGAAGTCAATCAATGAGAATAAAAAAAGAAGGCGGCGACCGAGCATACACGACGTCACTCATCTGGAAAATGGAAATACTTCAGCACACCAACTGCCAGTTATTGGCCAAACAAGCAATCCAACCCCTGGAGACATGGATTATGGTTTTGGGTCTGTTCATGAGACTGTTATTCCAGAGGCACTAATGAATTTGGGTCCTATGTCATATCCCATGCAGCATTCATATACTCTATGA